In the Takifugu flavidus isolate HTHZ2018 chromosome 11, ASM371156v2, whole genome shotgun sequence genome, one interval contains:
- the mrps6 gene encoding 28S ribosomal protein S6, mitochondrial — MPRYELSLILKTMQRPETAATLRRTVETLMERGAVVRDLENLGERLLPYKIRKHNQTHSRGGYFLIDFYASPNIITGLLNHLHLDIDVVRPTVLKTDEQVSKKNCCGLQQ; from the coding sequence ATGCCTCGATATGAACTATCCCTGATCTTGAAGACGATGCAACGACCGGAGACGGCCGCCACGCTGAGGCGGACCGTGGAGACTCTGATGGAACGAGGAGCCGTGGTCAGGgacctggagaacctgggagAAAGACTACTGCCGTACAAAATAAGGAAACACAACCAAACGCACAGCCGCGGGGGTTACTTTTTAATCGATTTCTACGCGAGCCCAAACATTATTACGGGCTTATTGAATCACCTTCACCTTGATATAGACGTGGTGAGGCCGACTGTGCTGAAGACAGACGAACAGGTGTCCAAGAAGAACTGTTGTGGCCTCCAGCAATAA